In Zunongwangia profunda SM-A87, the following proteins share a genomic window:
- a CDS encoding YgaP family membrane protein — protein sequence MKKNMGGADRIIRTIIAITVGVLYWQGIIEGTLAYVLLALSAVFLLTSFISFCPLYKLVGLNTCPRK from the coding sequence ATGAAAAAAAATATGGGCGGTGCAGACCGCATTATCAGAACCATTATTGCAATAACGGTAGGTGTGCTATACTGGCAAGGAATTATCGAAGGTACCTTGGCGTATGTTCTTCTTGCGCTATCGGCCGTATTTCTATTGACCAGTTTTATAAGTTTTTGTCCGCTGTATAAGTTGGTAGGATTGAATACGTGTCCAAGAAAATAA